GGGACGTCGTGATCTCCCGCGCGCCCATCTCCGCCGGTTGGCGCTTGCCGTGGACGGAGCGGGACCCGCGGACCACGAGGGCCCGTGAGGGCCGACCTCCGACCGGGTACGCGAGCGGGCCGAGCGATCCTCGAAGGGTCATGACGCGGGCTTCCCCCCTCTCGGTCGGGACGCGCCAACTATAGCGCGCAGGCCCGGGTGGGGCAATGGCGCCGCCTCTGTGGTCGTGGCGAGGACGGAGATGAAGCACCGCCCGGGCGCCAGAGGGCGGGACGGCGCGATCGGCTGGAGCGGCTACCCGCGGGCCGCCCGGACCAGCCGGCGCTGAGCGCGCCGAGGGGCACCGCGGCTCAGGCGGCGCGACTGGCGAGGATGCGGGCGAGGAGGCCGTCCACCTCGGGCTTGTCCACCCAGCGCACCACCATGACCAGGTCGGGATCGAGCCAGAGGACATGCGCGCCACCGTCCAGCGCGAAGAGGCTCGCCGCCGGCGCGCTCGGGTAGAGCGCGCGGCCGGTGCTGAGCCACCAGAGCAGACCATAGCCCGGGTTTGGCTGCCGACGGCGTCCGGAGCGCGTCGATCCAGTCGGCGGGGACGATCGGCTTCCCCGCCCGGAGGCCGCGGCGATGGACGAGGTAGGCGAAGCGGGCGTGGTCGCGCGTGCTGGCCCAGAGCCCGCCGCCCCAGTGGGCGCCATGACGCGGGTGCGGAGCACCTCGGGCAGCGGCTGCCGGAAGAACTGGAAGAGCGAGAGCGCGAGCGGGTTGACGCGGACGTCGTTGGACTCGAAGTGGGTGCCCGGGGGGCGCAGGTCGCGCGGCTGGCCCTTGCGCGAGTTGTCGGTGGCACCGGGGACGACCACCCGGTTGCGCGGGACGGCTCCTCAGCGCCCCAGGACGACGTCGATGCCCGAAAGCACCAGCTCGATCTTCGATATCGAGAGCTTGCCCGTTCGTTCGGTGAGGTCCGTCTTGTCCAGCGTCACCAGCTGGGAGACGTTGGCGACCGATTCCTTCGGAAGCCCAGTTGCGCTGGACGGCAGCAGGACGTTCCCGGGCGCTGTCGCCCACTTCAGGTTGCTCGTCAGGGCCACGCACACGACGGTTGCAATGCGGCTACGGTTCAGCGCGTCTCCCTGTACGACCACGACCGGACGCCGGAACCCCGGTCCGGAGCCCGTCGCCTCTGGCAGGTCGGCCCATCAGACGTCGCCCTGGGCGACAGTCACCAGTCGCTGCGCTTCAGGACGCGGCGGGAAGCCGCACGCACGAATTGCTCCGCCGGTTCGCCGATCTCGGCCAGCGCTCGATCCATCGCCTCGGTCACACGATCGGGGGTGTGACGCGCCACGTATTCGGCGAGGGCCCGGCTGTAGACCTGGCTCCGCGAGCGCCTCATCCGGCGCACCAGCCGCTCTGCCTCTTCAAAGACGTCGTCCGGGACGGACACCGCAATCTTCATACCGTGAGTATAACCCATCCCCGGAACCCGTCCACCGCCTGTCCGTTCAACCTGAGCTCGGCCGCTGGGTGCGCGGGGCTGCGTATTCCGGCAGACGCGGCGAGGCGGGTCGGCCTGTTCCGACGGGCCGGCGGGGTGTCTCGGCCGCATCCGGCTCCGAGCGGACGCTGCCCCGCCCGTCACGGCGCGGACATCCGCCTGGTGACCTCCCGCGCCCCCATCTCCGCCGGGGCCGCCGGAGCCGGGCCCGCCGACGGGCGCGGCGGCTCAGCCGGCGAGGCTGGCGAGGATGCGCGCGAGGAGCCCGTCCACCTCGGGCTTGTCCACCCAGCGCGCGACCATGACGAGGTCGTGGTCGGGATCGAGCCAGAGGACATGCGCGCCCCCGCCGAGGGCGAAGAGGCTCGCCGCCGGCGCGCTCGGGTAGAGGGCGCGGCCCGTGTTGAGCCACCAGAGCAAGCCATAGCCCGGATTGGCCGGCGACGGCGTCCGGAGGGCGTCGATCCAGTCGGCGGGCACGAGCGTCTTCCCCGCCCAGAGGCCGCGGCGATGGACCAGGTAGGCGAAGCGGGCGTGGTCGCGCGTGCTGGCCCAGAGCCCGCCCCCCCAGTGGCCGCCGCCCGACACCGACGGCATCCGCACCCCATCGATCTCCACCCACGCGTCGCGGTAGCCATGCCACTGCCACGTGTCGGAGGCCCCGATGGGCGCCATGACGCGAGCGTAGAGCACCTCGGGCAGCGGCCGCCGGAAGACCTGGAGGAGCGACAGCGCGAGCCGGTTGACGCGGACGTCGTTGTACTCGAAGTGGGTGCCCGGGGGGCGCAGGTCGCGCGGCTGGCCCTTGCGCGAGTTGTCGGTGGCCCCCGGCGCGACCACCCGATTGCG
This genomic interval from Candidatus Rokuibacteriota bacterium contains the following:
- a CDS encoding serine hydrolase, which codes for RNRVVAPGATDNSRKGQPRDLRPPGTHFEYNDVRVNRLALSLLQVFRRPLPEVLYARVMAPIGASDTWQWHGYRDAWVEIDGVRMPSVSGGGHWGGGLWASTRDHARFAYLVHRRGLWAGKTLVPADWIDALRTPSPANPGYGLLWWLNTGRALYPSAPAASLFALGGGAHVLWLDPDHDLVMVARWVDKPEVDGLLARILASLAG